The following proteins are co-located in the Clostridiales bacterium genome:
- a CDS encoding helix-turn-helix transcriptional regulator, which yields MAFNLNLRNARVSMNLTQSQVAKQLGISVSTYTKYETASNEPDLKMLVKLADFYHLSVDFLLRGYVALNDSKTACDLQLSHEEIALLTQYRCLDDVSKGRLLERLTVLLEMTK from the coding sequence ATGGCATTCAACTTGAACCTAAGGAATGCAAGGGTATCAATGAATTTAACGCAGTCGCAAGTTGCAAAGCAGCTTGGAATCAGTGTTTCTACGTATACGAAATATGAGACTGCATCGAATGAGCCTGATCTTAAAATGTTGGTCAAGCTTGCAGACTTCTATCATCTCTCTGTTGACTTTCTTCTGAGAGGCTATGTGGCTTTAAATGATAGTAAAACCGCTTGCGATTTGCAGCTCTCTCACGAAGAAATAGCTTTGCTCACACAATACAGATGTCTGGATGATGTTTCGAAAGGAAGATTATTGGAGCGTTTGACTGTGTTGCTTGAGATGACAAAGTAA
- a CDS encoding cell wall hydrolase, whose amino-acid sequence MQNKSIKIKLLVAGSLLALSISIGVAANDQVRTNLSGTLVGQEEETDRILEQKPKDSVALSETESAEGAALAEGKSKEDGLKSSTSTDNHTDLEPEGYIAYLAEQQRDAAPASRGGSIREEQKQNTESQFSNQGAAVLEDQITTSQPISESAQIPDASGAGSKNEKEEASSEDQELDLLARLITAEAQGEPYEAQVAVGAVVLNRVKSGVWPDSIEGVIYQNIGGYDQFTPVVNGWIDKPAKESCIMAAKAALRGEDPTKGAQFYYDDTTTNEWILEKAVSVKIGCMIFAF is encoded by the coding sequence ATGCAAAATAAATCAATTAAAATAAAACTGCTTGTTGCCGGAAGCTTGCTTGCACTGAGTATCTCCATTGGTGTAGCAGCAAATGATCAAGTCCGTACGAACCTGAGCGGTACGCTAGTTGGTCAAGAGGAAGAGACTGACCGAATCCTAGAACAAAAACCTAAAGATTCGGTTGCGCTTTCCGAAACAGAGTCTGCGGAAGGCGCTGCCTTAGCGGAAGGAAAAAGCAAAGAAGACGGCTTGAAAAGCAGCACCAGCACTGACAATCACACGGATTTGGAGCCAGAAGGATACATAGCTTATCTTGCAGAGCAGCAAAGGGACGCAGCTCCTGCGTCCAGAGGCGGCAGCATCAGAGAAGAACAGAAACAGAACACCGAATCCCAATTTTCGAATCAAGGTGCTGCTGTTTTAGAGGATCAAATAACAACTTCTCAACCAATTTCAGAGAGCGCTCAAATACCTGATGCTTCCGGGGCTGGATCCAAAAACGAAAAAGAGGAGGCTTCATCTGAAGACCAGGAACTTGACCTCCTTGCAAGACTGATTACTGCTGAAGCGCAGGGGGAACCCTACGAGGCTCAGGTGGCTGTCGGCGCAGTCGTTCTGAACAGAGTGAAAAGCGGAGTATGGCCCGACTCTATTGAAGGAGTAATCTATCAGAACATCGGAGGGTATGATCAATTTACGCCTGTGGTCAACGGCTGGATTGACAAGCCTGCAAAAGAGTCCTGCATAATGGCTGCAAAGGCGGCGCTGCGCGGAGAAGATCCAACAAAGGGCGCGCAGTTCTATTATGATGATACAACAACAAACGAATGGATTCTGGAAAAAGCCGTTTCTGTTAAAATAGGCTGTATGATATTTGCCTTTTGA